From a single Lolium rigidum isolate FL_2022 chromosome 7, APGP_CSIRO_Lrig_0.1, whole genome shotgun sequence genomic region:
- the LOC124670982 gene encoding auxin-responsive protein IAA33-like gives MMSGGNGAGPSSSSFERHTKRRPPAPDSERRKLLRLSSVQEEDVLAAGVVPPVTVVLDGRCICHRVHLSTHTGYRSLAAALRRMFVDDDDADAAQAGGEGLQLDLSNAVPGHVVAYEDMEDDLLLAGDLNWKDFVRVAKRIRIIPAKPSNRRIKQ, from the exons ATGATGAGCGGCGGCAATGGTGCGGGACCCAGCAGCTCCAGCTTCGAGCGGCACACgaagcggcggccgccggcgccggacaGCGAGAGGAGGAAGCTGCTGCGGCTGTCGTCCGTGCAGGAGGAGGACGTGCTGGCGGCGGGCGTGGTGCCGCCGGTGACGGTCGTCCTGGACGGGCGCTGCATCTGCCACCGCGTCCACCTCAGCACGCACACCGGGTACCGCAgcctcgccgccgcgctccggcgcaTGTTCGTCGACGATGATGACGCGGACGCCGCGCAGGCGGGCGGCGAGGGCCTCCAGCTGGACCTGTCCAATGCGGTTCCGGGGCACGTGGTGGCGTACGAGGACATGGAGGAcgacctcctcctcgccggagacctcaACTGGAA AGATTTCGTCCGTGTGGCGAAGAGGATCCGGATAATCCCGGCGAAACCGTCGAACCGAAGGATCAAGCAGTGA